In Tachysurus fulvidraco isolate hzauxx_2018 chromosome 11, HZAU_PFXX_2.0, whole genome shotgun sequence, one DNA window encodes the following:
- the LOC125145892 gene encoding E3 ubiquitin/ISG15 ligase TRIM25-like produces MEEASISVDHFSVHQFSCPLCLDLLNDPVAIPCGHSFCKVCINAHWDQEDVNGVYRCPQCRETFTPRPVLHRNNMLAEVVEKLKKTELQAASPAHWYAGPGDVECDSCTGRKHKAVKSCLICQASYCEDHLKPHYQSPAFKKHKLVEACEALQEKICSEHDKLMEIYCRTDQSLICYLCMMEEHKGHDTVSAKAERTKKQVRTGYYYPFLS; encoded by the coding sequence ATGGAAGAGGCcagtatttcagtagatcatTTTTCTGTGCATCAGTTCAGCTGTCCActgtgtctggatctcctgaatgACCCAGTGGCTATtccctgtggtcacagtttctgtaaggtgtgtattaatgctcactgggatcaggaggatgtGAACGGCGTCTACAGGTGTCCTCAGTGTAGAGAGACTTTCActccaaggcctgttctacacaggaacaacatgctggctgaagtagtggagaaactgaagaagactgaactccaagctgcttctcctgctcactggtacgctggacctggagatgtggagtgtgattcctgtacagggagaaaacacaaagccgtcAAGTCCTGTCTAATTTGTCAGGCCTCCTATTGTGAAGATCATCTTAAACCTCACTATCAGTCTCctgcctttaagaagcacaagttaGTTGAAGCCTGTGAGGCGctccaagagaagatctgctctgaacatgacaaactgatggagatctactgtcgtactgaccaaagcctcatctgttacttgtgtatgatggaagaacacaaaggtcatgatacagtttcagctaaagcagaaagaactaaaaaacaggtgagaactggATATTATTATCCTTTTTTAAGTTAA